One Hyphomicrobiales bacterium genomic window carries:
- a CDS encoding MFS transporter yields the protein MKGRHAAAINHRLQVAEMAMCHTLEPVAAAPLTGSGSRVHCDAMQKMTAETATAAGHDWLARRNAVLLALAQACVGISVMTVVMIGGLAGNVLADNPIYATLPVTFAVVGSFLASAPASLLMQRFGRRPIFMLGVGIGAIGGLVAAKGVLDGSFFLLCLGTGLAGIAQGTATYFRFAAADNVPPSFRPKAISWVLAGGVLAALLTPEIIGVTKEWLAPAFHAGIFLGNALVLAVGVIILAFVRIPRPASVAEGGVGPRPLSVILAQPRLLAAIASGAIAYAMMSLVMTATPLAMVACSYSDLEAADTIRWHVLAMYGPSFFTGNLIAWIGRERIVLIGLVMLLACAGVALAGIDLANFKIALVLLGLGWNFGYIGATTIVAECHTPAERGKVQGLNDATVFGCVALASFLSGNLHATLGWDGIHHVLIPVTGAAIVLVVLLMRQAVRKDAVTAS from the coding sequence GTTGACAGGAAGCGGCTCTCGGGTCCATTGCGACGCGATGCAGAAGATGACGGCGGAGACCGCGACGGCCGCGGGTCACGACTGGTTGGCCCGGCGCAACGCCGTGTTGCTCGCCCTGGCGCAGGCCTGCGTCGGCATCTCCGTGATGACGGTCGTCATGATCGGCGGGCTTGCGGGCAACGTGCTCGCGGACAACCCGATCTATGCAACCCTTCCGGTGACGTTCGCGGTCGTCGGCAGCTTCCTCGCATCGGCACCGGCCTCGCTCCTCATGCAGCGCTTCGGCCGGCGGCCGATCTTCATGCTCGGTGTCGGGATCGGGGCGATCGGCGGGTTGGTCGCGGCCAAGGGCGTGTTGGATGGCAGCTTCTTCCTGTTGTGCCTCGGTACGGGTCTGGCCGGCATCGCGCAGGGGACGGCGACCTATTTCCGGTTCGCGGCCGCAGACAACGTGCCGCCGTCGTTCCGGCCGAAGGCGATCTCCTGGGTGCTGGCGGGCGGCGTGCTGGCGGCGCTACTGACGCCCGAGATCATCGGGGTGACCAAGGAGTGGCTGGCGCCCGCTTTCCATGCCGGCATCTTCCTCGGCAACGCGCTGGTGCTGGCGGTCGGGGTGATCATCCTCGCGTTCGTGCGCATTCCGCGGCCAGCCTCCGTGGCGGAGGGCGGCGTCGGGCCGCGTCCGCTCTCGGTGATCCTCGCCCAGCCGCGCCTGCTCGCGGCCATCGCCTCGGGGGCGATCGCCTATGCCATGATGTCGCTGGTGATGACCGCGACGCCGCTCGCCATGGTCGCCTGCAGCTATTCCGATCTCGAGGCGGCCGACACCATCCGCTGGCATGTGCTCGCCATGTACGGGCCGAGCTTTTTCACGGGCAATCTCATTGCCTGGATCGGGCGCGAACGAATCGTGTTGATCGGCCTGGTGATGCTGCTGGCCTGTGCCGGGGTCGCGCTCGCCGGCATCGATCTCGCCAACTTCAAGATCGCGCTCGTCCTGCTCGGGCTCGGCTGGAACTTCGGCTACATCGGGGCCACGACAATCGTCGCCGAGTGCCATACGCCCGCCGAGCGGGGCAAGGTGCAGGGGCTGAACGATGCGACAGTGTTCGGCTGTGTCGCCCTGGCCTCGTTCCTTTCGGGCAACCTGCATGCGACGCTCGGTTGGGACGGCATCCACCATGTCCTCATCCCGGTCACCGGGGCGGCGATCGTGCTCGTCGTCCTGCTGATGCGCCAAGCGGTCCGCAAGGATGCGGTCACCGCAAGCTGA
- a CDS encoding sodium-translocating pyrophosphatase, with protein MDLNTVLWAIIGGGALSIVYGIWAVRSVMAADAGNARMQEIAAAIQEGAQAYLTRQYTTIAIVGVVIFVLVAYLLGILVAVGFLVGAVLSGLAGFIGMLVSVRANVRTAQASSQSLAEGLGIAFKSGAVTGLLVAGLALLGVAVYFGILTRGLGLAPTDRTVIDALVALGFGASLISIFARLGGGIFTKGADVGGDLVGKVEAGIPEDDPRNPATIADNVGDNVGDCAGMAADLFETYAVTVVATMVLASIYFSGQGIVENLMLYPLAIGAVCVATSIVGTFFVRLGSNNSIMGALYQGFIATGVLSLAALWPLTDRLIGMDTVMTGRTGATFTGQDLFWCGVVGLVVTTLIIMITEYYTGTGYRPVKSIARSSQTGHGTNVIQGLAISLEATALPALVIIAGIIVTFQLAGLFGIAIAVSTMLALAGFVVALDAFGPVTDNAGGIAEMSDLPADVRKTTDALDAVGNTTKAVTKGYAIGSAGLGALVLFAAYSEDLKFFISQAQPGTTFHNLQIDFALSNPYVVVGLLFGGLLPYLFGGIAMTAVGRAGSAVVEEVRRQFREKPGIMAGTERPDYGAAVDMLTKAAIKEMIVPSLLPVLSPIVCFYAVTAIAGTENGFAALGAMLLGVIVTGMFVAVSMTAGGGAWDNAKKYIEDGNYGGKGSEAHKAAVTGDTVGDPYKDTAGPAVNPMIKITNIVALLLLAVLAHG; from the coding sequence ATGGACCTCAATACGGTACTCTGGGCGATCATCGGCGGTGGGGCACTCTCCATCGTCTACGGCATCTGGGCCGTGCGCTCGGTCATGGCGGCCGATGCCGGCAACGCACGCATGCAGGAGATCGCCGCGGCTATTCAGGAGGGGGCACAGGCCTACCTGACGCGGCAGTACACCACGATCGCCATCGTCGGCGTCGTGATCTTCGTGCTGGTCGCCTACCTGCTCGGCATTCTGGTGGCCGTCGGCTTCCTGGTGGGCGCGGTGCTTTCGGGGCTTGCCGGCTTCATCGGTATGCTGGTGTCGGTGCGCGCCAATGTGCGCACGGCGCAGGCCTCGAGCCAGAGCCTCGCCGAAGGGCTCGGCATCGCGTTCAAGTCGGGTGCGGTGACGGGGCTGCTCGTTGCCGGCCTCGCGCTGCTCGGCGTTGCGGTCTACTTCGGGATCCTGACGCGCGGCCTCGGGCTCGCGCCGACCGATCGCACGGTGATCGACGCGCTCGTCGCGCTCGGCTTCGGCGCTTCGCTGATCTCGATCTTCGCGCGCCTCGGCGGCGGCATCTTCACCAAGGGTGCGGACGTCGGTGGTGACCTCGTCGGCAAGGTCGAGGCGGGCATTCCCGAGGACGATCCGCGCAACCCGGCAACCATCGCGGACAACGTCGGCGACAACGTCGGTGACTGCGCCGGCATGGCGGCCGACCTCTTCGAGACCTACGCCGTGACCGTTGTCGCCACCATGGTGCTGGCCTCGATCTACTTCTCGGGCCAAGGCATCGTCGAGAACCTGATGCTCTATCCGCTCGCGATCGGCGCGGTCTGCGTTGCGACCTCGATCGTCGGCACGTTCTTCGTGCGTCTCGGCTCCAACAACTCGATCATGGGTGCCCTCTATCAGGGCTTCATCGCCACGGGCGTCCTCTCGCTCGCCGCGCTCTGGCCACTCACCGACCGGCTCATCGGCATGGACACGGTGATGACCGGGCGGACGGGTGCGACGTTCACCGGCCAGGACCTCTTCTGGTGCGGTGTCGTCGGCCTCGTGGTCACGACCCTCATCATCATGATCACGGAGTATTACACCGGCACGGGCTATCGACCGGTCAAGTCGATTGCACGTTCCTCGCAGACCGGTCACGGCACGAACGTGATCCAGGGCCTCGCGATCTCGCTCGAGGCGACGGCGTTGCCGGCCCTCGTCATCATCGCCGGCATCATCGTCACCTTCCAGCTCGCTGGCCTCTTCGGCATCGCGATCGCGGTTTCGACCATGCTGGCGCTGGCCGGCTTCGTCGTCGCCCTCGACGCCTTCGGTCCGGTGACGGACAACGCAGGCGGCATCGCCGAGATGAGCGATCTGCCGGCCGACGTTCGCAAGACGACCGACGCGCTCGATGCGGTCGGCAATACCACGAAGGCGGTCACCAAGGGCTATGCCATCGGCTCGGCCGGCCTCGGTGCGCTGGTGCTGTTCGCGGCCTACTCGGAGGACCTCAAGTTCTTCATCTCGCAGGCTCAGCCAGGCACCACCTTCCACAACCTGCAAATCGACTTCGCCCTCTCCAACCCCTACGTCGTCGTCGGCCTGCTGTTCGGCGGCCTGCTGCCTTATCTCTTCGGCGGCATTGCCATGACCGCGGTCGGGCGCGCGGGTTCGGCGGTGGTCGAGGAGGTGCGCCGTCAGTTCCGGGAAAAGCCCGGCATCATGGCGGGCACCGAGCGTCCGGACTACGGCGCGGCCGTCGACATGCTGACCAAGGCGGCGATCAAGGAGATGATCGTGCCGTCGCTCTTGCCGGTGCTTTCCCCGATCGTGTGCTTTTATGCGGTCACCGCGATCGCCGGCACGGAGAACGGCTTTGCCGCGCTTGGCGCCATGCTGCTCGGCGTGATCGTCACGGGCATGTTCGTTGCCGTCTCGATGACGGCGGGGGGCGGGGCCTGGGACAACGCCAAGAAGTACATCGAGGACGGCAACTACGGCGGCAAGGGCTCGGAGGCCCACAAGGCGGCCGTGACGGGTGATACGGTGGGTGACCCCTACAAGGACACCGCCGGCCCGGCCGTGAACCCGATGATCAAGATCACCAACATCGTGGCGTTGCTGCTGCTGGCGGTGCTGGCGCACGGCTAG